From a region of the Haematobia irritans isolate KBUSLIRL chromosome 4, ASM5000362v1, whole genome shotgun sequence genome:
- the Ythdc1 gene encoding YTH domain containing 1: protein MKIMADMDAVHLGLDENEADIAEELQHFDDSFDTRSEASSDSDSSDSQPSISSVGSANSSESKNKRKNKTKKQEKSKGTSDLKAAKRSVSPSKESTLNGKSPLKKRKDSHSKSGDEPKDFIGPIKPDSVGNSSKKSRKKSVDGAQNVSTGSANVSGSVKSDVSDDESAKPKTTAAAYDSDSESENSDSAANIKRNGRKNASKNSTPEKRTSSSRSGAKGVSSYDYKTKLNYLFRDTRFFLIKSNNADNVTISKSKNVWATLPQNDANLTQAFKESRNVLLIFSVNESGKFAGFARMSACSSRDIPQPDWVLPSSISAKALGGVIEIDWICRKELSFNCTSHLYNSWNEGKPVKIGRDGQEIEPKVGAELCRLFPEDEKIELTPILRKSKSTAKMMREKGIRMVYKPPKSLSSRGGGGRGNSFRSGGGGDRNRDGGGPMRHKRFGGSHRPYKLPYMGHPGSYKRGGSPYRAGPGGGASGNGPNRVGGGDMPPWERYMTPTAAAEAYLVDYMRTMHGQLPPLPFVPPFGQLPPPTPGPPFSQIPPPTPGGTSVPPPGLPASLYEFPGRYYDGPPLPDYPPPQPARPPPPCYDKSAPSFEDFVNASSATAATTNATTSTTAGPNSTYRINRTSDMNNVNANRTRERPGRGNDYHRGGSNAGGSSRMASGGPDRDRNMRSGGVSERSSGRYNRGSRR, encoded by the exons ATGAAAATAATGGCAGACATGGACGCAGTTCATTTGGGTTTGGACGAGAACGAGGCAGACATTGCTGAAGAGTTGCAGCATTTTGATGACTCATTTGATACACGAAGCGAGGCCTCATCTGATTCTGATTCCTCAGATTCGCAGCCCAGCATAAGTTCTGTAGGTTCCGCAAACTCCAGTGAGTCGAAGaataaacgaaaaaataaaaccaaaaagcAAGAGAAATCTAAGGGGACTTCTGATCTTAAGGCAGCTAAACGCTCAGTTTCTCCCTCCAAAGAATCTACTCTAAATGGAAAAAGTCCTTTAAAGAAGAGAAAGGACAGTCATAGTAAATCCGGCGATGAACCCAAAGATTTTATAGGGCCGATAAAACCGGATTCTGTGGGAAATTCATCAAAGAAATCAAGGAAGAAATCTGTAGATGGAGCACAAAATGTGTCGACAGGTAGTGCAAACGTTAGTGGAAGTGTTAAGAGCGATGTGAGTGACGACGAGTCTGCCAAACCTAAAACAACTGCCGCGGCTTATGATAGTGATTCAGAATCCGAGAACTCGGACTCTGCGGCTAACATTAAACGTAATGGTCGCAAAAAcgcatcgaaaaattcaactccTGAAAAGAGGACATCTTCTTCGCGATCTGGTGCGAAAGGTGTATCTTCATATGACTATAAAACTAAGCTCAATTATCTATTTCGGGATACTCGTTTTTTCTTGATAAAGTCAAACAACGCAGATAATGTTACAATATCCAAGAGTAAAAACGTTTGGGCAACTTTACCTCAGAATGATGCGAATCTTACACAGGCATTCAAAGAATCACGCAATGTACTTTTAATATTCTCCGTTAATGAAAGCG GTAAATTTGCTGGATTTGCTCGCATGAGCGCTTGTTCGAGTCGTGACATACCACAACCAGATTGGGTTTTACCCTCAAGCATTTCAGCAAAAGCTTTGGGTGGTGTCATAGAAATTGATTGGATATGCCGTAAGGAGCTATCATTTAATTGTACATCGCATTTGTATAATTCGTGGAACGAAGGTAAACCGGTGAAAATTGGTCGAGATGGAcaagaaattgaaccaaaagttGGAGCCGAACTTTGCCGCCTTTTTCCGGaagatgaaaaaattgaattgacacCTATACTGCGGAAATCAAAAAGTACAGCGAAAATGATGCGAGAAAAGGGCATACGTATGGTATATAAGCCCCCAAAGAGCTTATCTTCCCGCGGAGGCGGAGGACGTGGCAATAGTTTTCGCTCTGGCGGAGGTGGTGATCGTAATCGTGATGGTGGGGGTCCAATGCGTCACAAAAGATTTGGTGGTTCGCATCGTCCTTATAAACTACCATATATGGGTCACCCTGGCAGTTATAAAAGAGGTGGATCTCCTTATAGAGCAGGGCCAGGAGGAGGAGCAAGTGGTAATGGCCCTAATAGAGTTGGTGGCGGTGATATGCCTCCATGGGAACGGTATATGACACCAACAGCAGCTGCTGAGGCGTATTTAGTTGATTATATGCGTACAATGCATGGACAGTTACCGCCATTGCCATTTGTTCCACCTTTTGGCCAACTACCACCCCCGACACCAGGACCGCCCTTCAGTCAAATACCACCACCGACACCAGGAGGAACCTCTGTACCGCCGCCAGGTCTACCGGCTTCCTTATACGAATTTCCAGGCAGATATTATGATGGACCACCATTACCTGACTATCCGCCTCCACAACCGGCTCGTCCACCGCCTCCGTGCTATGATAAAAGTGCACCTTcatttgaagattttgtcaatgctAGCAGTGCCACAGCTGCTACAACCAATGCAACAACTAGTACCACTGCGGGTCCTAACTCGACATATCGTATTAATCGAACTAGTGACATGAACAATGTAAATGCAAATCGCACGCGCGAACGTCCAGGTCGTGGTAACGATTATCATCGCGGAGGCAGTAATGCAGGCGGATCTTCACGTATGGCTAGTGGAGGACCCGACCGCGATCGCAACATGCGCAGTGGGGGTGTGAGTGAACGTAGTAGTGGTCGGTATAATCGGGGAAGTCGTCGTTAA